One Sebaldella sp. S0638 DNA segment encodes these proteins:
- the dapA gene encoding 4-hydroxy-tetrahydrodipicolinate synthase, with the protein MEFKGSYVALITPFTKNDEIDEDKIRELVNFHIENGTSGIVPCGTTGEYPTLSYEEHEKVIRVVIEEAKGKIQVIAGAGSNNTKRAIELTEYAKSLGADAALSTCPYYNKPTQRGIFEHYKAIADATKFPLMIYNVPGRTGVNIEPETVLKLTDLEEVVAIKEATGSLEQMIKIQELCGDRLAILSGEDHLILPMLSIGAKGVVSVVANILPAEMCNLIKAFEEKAYDKAFELHSKLYDISRNMFIEGNPVTVKAAMKILGLIDNDSVRLPLVSQEEKNNQKLKELFLKKGLIK; encoded by the coding sequence ATGGAATTTAAAGGTTCTTATGTAGCGTTAATAACCCCTTTTACCAAAAATGACGAGATAGATGAGGATAAAATCAGAGAACTGGTTAATTTTCACATTGAAAACGGCACAAGTGGAATAGTACCATGCGGAACAACCGGTGAATACCCGACTTTGTCATATGAAGAACATGAAAAAGTAATAAGAGTGGTAATAGAGGAAGCGAAGGGCAAGATACAGGTAATAGCAGGTGCAGGATCGAATAATACTAAAAGAGCCATAGAGCTGACAGAATATGCAAAATCACTCGGTGCAGATGCTGCGTTAAGTACATGTCCTTATTATAATAAACCCACACAAAGAGGTATATTTGAACATTATAAGGCTATAGCAGATGCTACAAAGTTTCCTTTAATGATTTATAATGTTCCCGGGAGAACAGGAGTAAATATAGAGCCGGAAACTGTACTGAAATTAACTGATCTTGAAGAAGTGGTAGCTATAAAAGAAGCAACAGGAAGCCTTGAGCAAATGATAAAAATACAGGAACTATGCGGAGACAGACTGGCTATTTTATCAGGAGAAGATCATCTGATTCTGCCGATGCTGTCAATAGGGGCAAAAGGTGTAGTTTCAGTAGTGGCAAATATTCTTCCTGCTGAAATGTGCAATTTGATAAAGGCGTTTGAAGAAAAAGCATATGATAAAGCTTTTGAATTACATTCGAAGCTTTATGATATAAGCAGAAATATGTTCATAGAGGGGAATCCTGTTACAGTAAAAGCTGCTATGAAAATACTGGGATTAATTGATAATGACAGTGTAAGACTTCCTCTGGTTTCTCAGGAAGAAAAAAACAATCAGAAATTAAAAGAACTTTTTTTGAAAAAAGGATTAATAAAATAA
- a CDS encoding aspartate-semialdehyde dehydrogenase, with protein MKKYNVAVVGATGLVGQTFLKVLKERKFPIENLYLYASARSAGKKVEFDGKEYEIIELNEDNIRDDIHIALFSAGGGTSKEYGPKFAAKNAVVVDNSSVWRMDKDVPLVVPEANPESLADHSGIIANPNCSTIQVIPALKVLDELYGLKRVIYSTYQAVAGSGQKGIDDLEANLRGEDSKGYPHKIAFNLIPHIDSFLDNGYTKEEIKMVEETRKILGLPNLRVTATCVRVPVRMGHAVSVNVELEKPFDLADVTEAFAKKEGIIVKDDVKNNVYPMPLEAAGKDEVFVGRIRRDESVENGLNLWIVADNIRKGAATNAVQIAEELIKREIV; from the coding sequence ATGAAAAAATATAATGTTGCAGTGGTAGGAGCTACTGGTCTGGTGGGACAGACTTTCCTGAAAGTGCTGAAAGAGAGAAAATTTCCCATAGAAAATCTTTATCTTTACGCATCGGCAAGATCAGCGGGAAAGAAAGTAGAGTTTGACGGGAAAGAATATGAAATAATAGAACTAAATGAAGATAATATCAGGGATGATATTCATATAGCATTGTTTTCAGCAGGCGGAGGAACAAGCAAAGAGTACGGGCCTAAATTCGCCGCAAAAAACGCAGTAGTAGTAGACAACAGCAGTGTATGGAGAATGGATAAAGATGTACCTCTGGTAGTACCTGAGGCTAATCCTGAATCTCTTGCAGATCATTCTGGGATAATTGCCAATCCAAACTGCTCTACAATACAGGTGATTCCGGCATTAAAAGTTTTGGATGAACTTTATGGTTTGAAAAGAGTGATATATTCCACATATCAGGCAGTAGCAGGTTCGGGACAAAAAGGAATTGATGATCTTGAAGCTAACCTGAGAGGGGAAGATTCTAAAGGATATCCTCATAAGATTGCTTTTAACCTTATTCCGCATATTGATTCTTTTTTAGATAACGGTTATACAAAAGAAGAGATAAAAATGGTGGAAGAAACAAGAAAAATTCTGGGACTTCCTAATCTGAGAGTTACTGCAACGTGTGTAAGAGTACCGGTAAGAATGGGACATGCGGTATCAGTAAATGTGGAACTGGAAAAGCCTTTTGATCTGGCAGATGTAACAGAAGCATTTGCTAAAAAAGAAGGCATTATAGTAAAAGATGACGTTAAGAATAATGTATATCCTATGCCTCTTGAAGCAGCAGGAAAAGATGAGGTATTTGTAGGAAGAATCAGACGTGATGAATCTGTGGAAAATGGTCTGAATTTATGGATTGTAGCAGATAACATCAGAAAAGGTGCTGCGACAAATGCAGTACAGATAGCAGAAGAATTAATAAAAAGAGAAATTGTATAA
- a CDS encoding helix-turn-helix domain-containing protein, producing MSVIGDNIRKNRLKNNLTTRDLAQKIGVSHTAVNKFEKGLLSPNKQMIRKMARIFKVKTQKLVLDTSSLVDIKNIEFRDEERITKKNKELIEYIAKEELEKYSNLLEYFPEERFLSFDPEKYREEIFSHEDIEEKAANIREKLGAGNMAVFSLTELLENNGLIIIFAESVDGFSAQEGYIQEKYLFVTLRKEKTEEEQRYLLASELARIVFDIKNPDLDTEDVNNEFASSFLMSRELIIKDTGERRKKISFFELDELCRKYRLPGTIIIKRLRDLKIISEAEKTRLHNHVKDKSEGPSDETEIKNEKSDKYKKMVLEAVLEKYIDYKKGAKFLNMLEKDFLCLIDEKK from the coding sequence ATGAGTGTTATAGGAGATAATATAAGAAAAAACAGACTGAAAAATAATCTTACGACCAGAGATTTAGCACAGAAAATAGGTGTTTCTCATACAGCAGTGAATAAATTTGAAAAAGGGCTATTATCTCCCAATAAACAGATGATAAGGAAGATGGCCAGAATATTTAAGGTGAAGACACAAAAACTTGTTTTGGATACATCCTCACTGGTTGATATAAAAAATATAGAATTCAGGGATGAAGAAAGAATAACTAAGAAAAATAAAGAACTTATCGAATACATAGCTAAAGAAGAACTGGAAAAGTACTCGAATCTGCTCGAATACTTCCCCGAAGAAAGATTTTTGTCATTTGATCCGGAAAAATACAGGGAAGAAATATTCTCACATGAAGATATAGAAGAGAAAGCAGCGAACATAAGAGAGAAACTGGGAGCCGGGAATATGGCAGTCTTTAGTCTGACTGAACTGCTTGAAAATAACGGACTTATAATTATTTTCGCTGAATCGGTAGATGGTTTTAGTGCACAGGAGGGATACATACAGGAAAAATATCTGTTTGTTACTTTGAGAAAAGAGAAAACAGAGGAAGAACAGAGATATCTTCTTGCGAGTGAACTGGCCAGAATAGTATTTGATATAAAGAATCCCGATTTAGATACAGAAGATGTTAATAATGAATTTGCTTCTTCTTTTTTAATGAGCAGAGAACTGATAATCAAAGATACAGGAGAAAGAAGAAAGAAAATTTCATTTTTTGAACTGGATGAGCTGTGCAGAAAATACAGACTTCCCGGGACAATAATCATAAAAAGGCTCCGGGACCTGAAGATTATTTCCGAAGCTGAGAAAACAAGACTTCATAATCATGTAAAGGATAAATCAGAGGGGCCGTCAGATGAAACAGAGATAAAAAATGAAAAATCAGATAAATATAAAAAAATGGTTTTAGAAGCAGTTCTGGAAAAATATATTGATTATAAAAAAGGAGCAAAATTCCTGAATATGCTTGAAAAAGATTTTCTATGTCTCATAGACGAGAAAAAGTAA